One window of Bacteroidota bacterium genomic DNA carries:
- a CDS encoding TetR/AcrR family transcriptional regulator — protein sequence MSSLTETELKILNAAKKVFVAKGMSGARMQEIADEAGINKSLLHYYFRTKEKLFEAVFKSSLGEFFPKIIGGMLSDDSLEEKIKLFVKEYSQVLKDNPYLPTFILSEVNRNPETILQYFKQNIGMLKNSGMPAFQLKTTELAKSGEINDINPLDLILNMIGMILFPVLAKPILKEVLFDGNEQAFDAFMRKREEHISSFIINSIKKS from the coding sequence ATGTCAAGTCTTACAGAAACAGAACTAAAAATACTAAATGCAGCAAAAAAAGTGTTTGTTGCAAAAGGTATGAGTGGTGCAAGAATGCAAGAAATTGCTGATGAGGCAGGAATTAATAAATCTTTACTTCATTATTATTTCAGAACAAAAGAAAAGCTATTTGAAGCGGTATTCAAATCCTCACTAGGTGAATTTTTCCCGAAAATAATTGGCGGGATGCTTTCAGATGATTCGTTGGAGGAGAAGATTAAATTATTTGTGAAAGAATACTCTCAGGTTCTAAAAGATAATCCCTATTTACCAACATTTATATTGAGTGAAGTAAATAGAAATCCTGAAACTATCCTTCAATATTTCAAACAGAATATCGGTATGTTGAAAAATTCAGGTATGCCTGCATTTCAACTTAAGACAACGGAACTTGCTAAATCAGGTGAAATAAATGACATTAATCCTTTGGATTTAATTCTAAACATGATTGGGATGATATTGTTTCCTGTATTAGCCAAACCAATTCTTAAAGAAGTTCTGTTTGATGGAAATGAACAAGCTTTTGACGCATTTATGCGTAAGCGAGAAGAACATATTTCATCATTTATTATTAATTCAATTAAAAAGTCATGA
- a CDS encoding septal ring lytic transglycosylase RlpA family protein, with the protein MKQLITFLVLFSSLGNFLFAQTERGQASYYADKFNGRKTASGEVFDNSKFTAAHNSLPFNTMVKVTNIDNGKSVIVKINDRGPFAKNRIIDLTKAAAVELNMLVSGTAEVEVEIIKDDKSKDIAKQAPNAKDLFEVDVNKIQGIGFGIQVYSFHYIDNLFNEILRIEEEYKQKPMVHASIVKGLRVYRLILGPYDNRQQAERKLKKLHKKGKEGLVITLEKLH; encoded by the coding sequence ATGAAGCAATTGATTACATTTTTAGTCTTATTCTCTTCACTAGGGAATTTTCTTTTTGCTCAAACAGAACGAGGACAGGCTTCTTATTATGCTGACAAATTCAATGGGAGGAAAACTGCTAGTGGTGAGGTGTTTGATAATTCAAAATTCACTGCAGCCCACAATAGCCTGCCTTTTAACACCATGGTGAAAGTGACCAATATTGATAATGGGAAATCGGTCATTGTTAAGATTAACGATAGAGGGCCTTTTGCAAAAAATAGAATAATTGATTTGACAAAAGCGGCTGCAGTTGAATTAAATATGTTGGTATCAGGAACGGCTGAAGTAGAAGTTGAAATTATCAAAGACGATAAATCAAAAGATATTGCTAAACAAGCGCCTAATGCAAAAGATTTATTTGAAGTTGATGTAAATAAAATTCAGGGGATTGGCTTTGGAATTCAAGTTTATTCTTTTCATTATATTGATAATTTGTTTAATGAAATTCTGAGAATAGAAGAAGAATACAAGCAAAAACCAATGGTACACGCCAGCATTGTTAAAGGTTTGCGCGTATATCGACTTATTTTAGGGCCATACGATAATAGACAACAAGCTGAACGAAAACTTAAAAAACTTCACAAAAAAGGAAAAGAAGGTTTGGTCATTACGCTCGAAAAGCTTCACTAA
- a CDS encoding TolC family protein, which produces MKRILLISFLTLFLIDANAQESVKLYDCLLAAEKVFPGVKAPEYYKQINDLKQKLYRAYWYPQIGLNAQATYQSDVTAIDLSGLPFTVDVPSPTKDQYKATIDVNQVIWDGGASKKLQELSTLEMTLNAQENSIQLYKYKENICNLYLNIALLQQQERVIELGKTTLREQQKKLESGVKNGIILPSQLDYIKAELLELEKSHLVIFYQQEALIKSLNLLTDLQLSINDKFDDIYYPVKRGVRGRPEIRSFNIQESLIDKKAELSKTKRIPKVYAFGQIGYGKPGLNFLNDEFSEFYIVGAALSWNIWDWNQNKNEREALIMQKQLIRIRESSFNQITAIELENQNTNAEMYEDLIANDIEIIAFREKISKTASKQLEEGIITSSEYVKVFNEEKAARLSLEINKVKEQQTVLKREILLGNL; this is translated from the coding sequence ATGAAGAGGATACTTTTAATTTCGTTTTTGACTCTTTTCTTAATTGATGCAAATGCTCAGGAAAGTGTAAAATTATACGATTGTTTACTTGCTGCTGAGAAAGTATTTCCAGGCGTAAAAGCACCTGAATACTACAAGCAAATCAATGACTTAAAACAAAAGTTATATAGAGCATATTGGTATCCTCAAATCGGATTAAATGCACAAGCTACCTATCAGTCAGACGTAACTGCAATAGACTTGAGTGGTTTGCCTTTTACAGTGGATGTGCCTAGTCCAACAAAAGATCAGTATAAAGCGACAATTGATGTGAATCAAGTGATTTGGGATGGAGGTGCATCAAAAAAGCTGCAGGAACTTTCTACTTTGGAGATGACTCTTAATGCACAAGAGAATAGTATACAGCTATATAAATACAAAGAGAATATCTGCAATCTCTACTTAAATATAGCTTTGCTGCAACAACAGGAAAGGGTAATTGAATTAGGGAAGACTACACTTCGGGAACAGCAAAAGAAACTCGAATCAGGGGTGAAGAATGGTATTATTTTACCTTCACAACTAGATTATATTAAAGCTGAATTATTGGAGCTTGAAAAATCGCATTTAGTAATTTTTTATCAGCAAGAAGCGCTTATTAAAAGTCTAAATTTATTGACAGATTTGCAACTATCTATTAATGATAAGTTTGACGATATCTATTATCCAGTTAAAAGAGGTGTCAGAGGGCGACCCGAAATCCGAAGCTTTAACATACAGGAGAGTTTAATCGATAAGAAAGCTGAATTAAGTAAAACGAAAAGAATACCTAAAGTTTATGCTTTTGGACAAATAGGCTATGGCAAACCCGGCTTAAATTTTTTGAATGATGAATTCAGCGAGTTTTACATTGTTGGAGCTGCACTCAGTTGGAATATTTGGGATTGGAACCAAAATAAAAATGAAAGAGAAGCCCTTATCATGCAAAAGCAACTGATCCGAATTCGAGAGTCCAGTTTTAATCAAATTACAGCAATTGAATTAGAAAATCAAAATACAAATGCTGAAATGTATGAAGATTTGATTGCAAACGATATCGAGATCATTGCCTTTAGAGAAAAGATAAGTAAAACAGCTTCAAAGCAATTGGAAGAGGGTATAATCACTTCAAGCGAATATGTTAAGGTATTTAATGAAGAAAAAGCTGCACGCTTGAGCTTGGAAATAAATAAGGTGAAAGAGCAGCAAACTGTTTTAAAACGCGAAATCCTTTTGGGTAATTTATAA
- a CDS encoding DUF1684 domain-containing protein gives MKAILTGTLFIIFLNSFAQNSYMEIIEAERDTINMEFSDPETSILKEEDLKLFSGLKFYPPNENYKVEAVFKKIKNGKEFKMKTSTDRLPVYYPYGKLKFSIDGNKYKLTLYKNANAKPEYADYLFLPFTDLTNDDDTYGGGRYLDMEIQDLENPVIDFNQCYNPYCAYNDRYSCPIPPEENFLNLRIEAGVKKFKNH, from the coding sequence ATGAAAGCAATTTTAACTGGAACATTATTTATTATTTTCCTTAACAGTTTCGCACAGAATAGTTATATGGAAATCATAGAGGCAGAAAGAGATACAATCAATATGGAGTTTTCTGATCCTGAAACCTCCATTTTAAAAGAAGAGGATTTAAAGTTGTTTTCAGGTTTAAAGTTTTATCCGCCAAATGAAAACTATAAAGTAGAAGCCGTTTTTAAGAAAATTAAAAATGGAAAAGAATTCAAAATGAAAACAAGTACAGATCGTTTGCCTGTTTATTATCCTTATGGCAAACTAAAATTTAGCATTGATGGAAATAAATACAAACTAACGCTTTACAAGAACGCGAATGCTAAACCCGAATATGCTGATTATCTATTTCTACCATTTACTGATCTGACAAATGATGATGACACCTATGGTGGAGGACGATATTTGGATATGGAAATACAGGATTTAGAAAATCCTGTTATCGATTTTAATCAGTGTTACAACCCATATTGTGCATATAACGACAGATATTCTTGTCCTATTCCTCCTGAAGAGAATTTCTTAAACCTAAGAATTGAAGCAGGGGTGAAGAAATTCAAAAATCACTAA
- a CDS encoding HlyD family efflux transporter periplasmic adaptor subunit has product MRKLILIVLVTSVFISCNRNQDKADAYGNFEGNDVIISAESSGQLIEWQVNEGSVLKKNQIIGLIDTLSISLQIEQLHAKKIAVLSNQAKIQSQAAVSEEQLINLLIEQNRITKLLNDGAATKQQFDNIDGQINVVHKQIASIKTQIRIIEEEAKVLDKQMGLLLLQKEKCSIINPMKATVLNTFVKQNEMVMIGKPLYKIANLNEMHLRVYVGAKQLASVELGHEAEVLVDNTDGGLDSYTGKVSWISEQAEFTPKVIQTKEERVNLVYAVKLIVKNDGKLKIGMPAEVNF; this is encoded by the coding sequence ATGAGAAAGCTAATATTAATAGTTCTGGTAACATCAGTTTTTATTTCTTGTAATAGAAATCAAGATAAAGCAGATGCCTATGGAAATTTTGAAGGAAATGATGTAATTATTTCTGCTGAAAGCTCGGGGCAACTCATTGAATGGCAAGTTAATGAGGGATCAGTCTTGAAAAAAAATCAGATAATAGGATTGATTGATACTTTATCAATTTCTTTGCAAATTGAGCAACTTCATGCAAAGAAAATTGCTGTATTGAGCAATCAGGCTAAAATTCAATCGCAGGCAGCAGTTAGCGAAGAGCAATTGATTAATTTACTTATCGAGCAAAATCGAATTACGAAGTTGTTGAATGATGGAGCTGCTACCAAACAGCAATTTGACAATATTGATGGACAAATCAATGTAGTACACAAGCAAATTGCTTCAATCAAAACACAAATTAGAATCATTGAAGAAGAGGCAAAAGTTCTTGATAAACAGATGGGATTATTGCTATTACAGAAAGAAAAGTGCAGCATAATCAATCCCATGAAAGCTACTGTTTTAAACACATTTGTAAAACAGAATGAAATGGTTATGATTGGAAAACCGCTCTATAAAATTGCAAATTTAAATGAGATGCATTTACGGGTTTATGTAGGTGCTAAACAGCTTGCATCTGTTGAGCTTGGACATGAAGCAGAAGTGCTGGTAGATAACACTGATGGAGGTTTAGATTCCTATACTGGAAAAGTCAGTTGGATTTCTGAACAAGCTGAGTTTACACCGAAAGTAATTCAAACGAAAGAAGAGCGAGTGAATTTAGTTTATGCGGTTAAACTAATTGTTAAAAATGATGGCAAGTTGAAAATTGGAATGCCTGCAGAAGTAAATTTTTAG
- a CDS encoding T9SS type A sorting domain-containing protein → MNGTYTIGSSLSDNFSSFSEAIDSLESQGISGSVLIQVKAGTYAEQVVIHEIPGASLANRITFESFDKDSASVNLTHSPTSGYANFTLHLSGADFITFKHISITSGGTTYARVIQLEAMANFNEFISNQIIGRAPPIKNIAFSSDLALVYSSNAYNGNDHNNLFKNNLFKHGLVALDYHGSNLSDEKGTIIIDNYFLNQYSSAIYLSNQKDVIIHNNYIFNNRYDYFTGIFLNLCHGNFQLSSNKINIPFCFSGFGINIDNCKGDSTNKALIANNFIRVNAVDSVNVYNYNQAALQLAFAENINAFHNSIHLTGDYYLSTAVLISPISNFTSLINNNVVNSAGGVCLEIIDPWDSMNIELNYNNYFSSSHSIRYNDSLYLTNEWIANTKYDQSSISFDPDFISKSDLHTHSIYLNNKGIKLALVTNDIDNTVRDSLAPDIGADEFSPLSNDQDIQLLYPNKNSNCHLSDSQHVSILIINKGLQSCSKLFVHFKLPGIDSFTEMITDTIISLDSFYYTSTSFFDLSQNGFSTLEISMIDSFDQNERNNLIHAVMHNLHPIQSFPFMEDFEKSYTDYFNLTHESEARISIDNRAAYRGNFGMHSQGRSQNIGWVGGGNSTNTYQAWHNNWRHFTQATSCIIDAKNQTYLRLCFRMRMTYSYGLKSNWFRILANDSIQLSDMNGISDFNPNSNKDTFELLYFDLSSFCGDEFKIAFQTSSQVLDKYYNEGDNVFIDDIQIFVPPESDVGVVELQSPIKPHCGEVNSPVVAVIKNFGYASQTHIPVFAEVQAPWGKIILRDTFHRILAANTTDTINLGFINTKTEGDYFFKFYTAFNEDSICRQNDTFQYAITFINPLELPIIESFEGADSLKNWNTKNMWVSYPGAHNVNSWTLSNSIWAIDSVAIASFKRKIGPISDKSNLLFQYRIVHNEYPFAAMTIGAYDSLIILASANCGSNYDTLLIVDSINHIATDEMRQIQLPVSKYSGSYLNLKFKIVSENLNRNYFDLDSIVVADLPKIPNIRDTVACAGDSVTITISPQLNQFYYWQNINKNDTLSNSNQLTLIDSGIYMLTISDTFGWKNRDTFNFRFHPIPSTFAGNDTAVCLNDTIRLSGTGGNSFYWSTGDSTQILQLVCSKSQMLILTSQSPEGCRNTDSVFISALQLPYAEAGSDTFCCLAEKISLSAFGGIQYVWITGDSSKTIDFTASISQFISVQVFNASGCSSSDSLKLEVYSLPYVFAGNDTAICKNQPINLNANGNLNYIWSNGDSSAQTVVQINNNSSIWLMGTDSNNCSNFDTIEIQAKELPIIDLGNDTSICINQSIQLYANPNVDSWLWSTGDTSSSITIDSSNIPADSIGIWIEVSLNTCTNYDTIRVGLDSCLSIPNAHFENNLTVYPNPAQEWIHLYLPVNLSAGEIGISLLDLNGKIHIFKKIQIPYNETTVKLRLTNIAAGVYFLHIQDQSNFYYTKVLIH, encoded by the coding sequence ATGAACGGTACTTACACAATTGGTTCTTCCCTATCAGATAATTTCTCAAGTTTTTCAGAAGCAATTGATTCATTAGAGAGTCAGGGCATTAGTGGTTCTGTATTAATACAAGTGAAAGCTGGCACGTATGCTGAACAAGTAGTTATTCATGAAATCCCAGGAGCCTCATTAGCAAACAGAATTACATTTGAATCTTTTGATAAAGACTCCGCTTCGGTTAATTTAACACATTCACCTACAAGCGGTTATGCGAATTTTACGCTTCATTTGTCAGGTGCAGATTTCATAACTTTCAAACACATAAGCATTACAAGTGGAGGAACAACTTATGCACGAGTAATCCAACTTGAAGCAATGGCCAATTTCAATGAGTTTATTTCAAATCAGATTATTGGTCGTGCTCCGCCTATTAAAAACATTGCTTTCTCATCGGATTTGGCATTGGTTTATTCCTCCAATGCATACAATGGAAATGATCATAATAATTTATTCAAAAACAATTTATTCAAGCATGGATTAGTTGCATTGGATTACCATGGCAGCAATTTGAGTGATGAAAAAGGAACTATTATTATAGACAATTACTTTCTCAATCAGTATTCTTCGGCCATATATCTTTCCAATCAGAAAGATGTCATTATTCACAATAATTACATTTTCAATAACCGATATGACTATTTTACAGGCATTTTTCTAAACCTATGCCATGGCAATTTTCAGCTTTCCTCAAACAAAATCAATATTCCTTTTTGCTTTAGTGGTTTTGGTATTAACATCGATAATTGTAAAGGAGACAGCACTAATAAAGCATTGATTGCTAACAATTTCATTCGTGTAAACGCTGTCGATTCGGTGAATGTATATAACTATAATCAGGCTGCCTTGCAACTTGCGTTCGCTGAAAATATCAATGCATTTCACAACAGCATTCATTTAACAGGCGATTACTATTTAAGTACGGCTGTATTAATATCCCCTATAAGTAACTTTACCTCACTCATAAATAACAATGTTGTCAATAGTGCAGGAGGTGTTTGTCTTGAAATTATCGATCCTTGGGATTCAATGAACATTGAGTTGAATTATAATAACTACTTCTCATCCTCACATAGTATTCGGTATAATGATAGCTTATACTTGACAAATGAATGGATTGCCAATACAAAATACGATCAGTCCTCTATTTCGTTTGATCCTGATTTTATATCAAAATCAGATTTACATACTCATTCCATTTACTTGAATAACAAGGGAATTAAATTAGCATTAGTAACTAATGATATTGATAATACTGTCAGAGACTCACTTGCACCTGATATTGGAGCAGATGAATTCAGTCCATTATCAAATGATCAGGATATTCAACTTCTGTATCCGAACAAAAATAGCAACTGCCATTTATCAGACAGTCAGCATGTATCAATCTTAATTATCAACAAGGGCTTACAATCTTGTTCTAAGCTATTTGTTCATTTCAAACTTCCCGGAATTGATAGTTTTACAGAAATGATTACCGATACCATTATTTCTCTTGATTCTTTCTATTACACCTCTACTTCTTTTTTTGATTTATCACAGAATGGATTTTCCACCTTGGAAATCAGTATGATTGATTCATTTGACCAAAACGAAAGAAACAATTTAATTCATGCTGTAATGCACAATTTACATCCGATTCAAAGTTTTCCATTCATGGAAGATTTTGAAAAATCCTATACAGATTATTTCAATTTAACACATGAATCAGAAGCTCGCATATCAATTGATAACAGGGCTGCATATCGGGGTAATTTCGGAATGCATAGCCAAGGTCGTTCACAAAATATTGGTTGGGTAGGTGGAGGAAATTCTACCAATACTTATCAGGCTTGGCATAATAACTGGAGACATTTTACCCAAGCAACAAGTTGTATTATTGATGCAAAAAACCAAACATATCTCAGATTATGTTTTCGAATGAGAATGACCTACAGCTATGGATTAAAGTCGAATTGGTTTAGAATTCTGGCCAATGACAGCATTCAATTATCAGATATGAATGGCATTTCTGATTTTAACCCAAACAGTAATAAGGATACTTTTGAACTTCTTTATTTTGATTTGTCATCATTTTGTGGTGATGAATTTAAGATAGCTTTTCAAACGTCCAGTCAGGTATTAGATAAATATTACAATGAGGGAGATAATGTATTTATCGATGATATTCAAATTTTTGTACCACCAGAGTCTGATGTGGGTGTTGTAGAATTGCAAAGTCCGATAAAACCCCATTGCGGAGAAGTGAATAGTCCAGTTGTTGCTGTCATCAAAAACTTTGGTTATGCTAGTCAAACTCATATTCCTGTTTTTGCAGAGGTACAGGCCCCCTGGGGTAAAATCATTTTAAGAGATACTTTCCATCGCATTTTAGCAGCCAATACAACTGACACCATCAATCTTGGATTTATTAACACAAAAACAGAAGGAGATTATTTTTTCAAGTTCTACACTGCTTTTAATGAAGATAGCATATGTCGTCAAAATGACACTTTTCAATATGCCATTACTTTCATTAATCCACTTGAATTGCCCATAATTGAAAGTTTCGAAGGAGCTGACTCTCTAAAAAACTGGAATACTAAAAACATGTGGGTTTCCTACCCTGGCGCTCATAATGTTAATTCATGGACACTTTCGAATAGTATATGGGCAATCGATTCGGTTGCGATAGCTAGTTTTAAAAGAAAGATTGGCCCGATTTCAGACAAGTCAAATCTATTATTTCAATACAGAATCGTACACAACGAATATCCGTTTGCAGCCATGACTATTGGCGCATATGATTCGCTCATTATTTTAGCATCTGCCAATTGTGGATCGAACTACGACACTCTACTGATTGTGGATAGTATCAATCATATTGCTACAGATGAGATGAGACAAATTCAATTACCAGTATCCAAATACTCAGGTAGTTATCTCAATTTAAAATTCAAAATAGTCTCAGAAAATTTGAACAGGAACTATTTTGATTTAGATAGTATAGTTGTTGCAGACTTACCCAAAATCCCAAATATTCGTGATACTGTTGCCTGTGCAGGCGATTCAGTTACTATCACTATTTCACCACAATTAAATCAATTTTATTACTGGCAAAATATTAACAAAAATGACACTTTAAGCAATTCAAACCAGCTAACTTTGATTGATTCTGGTATTTATATGCTAACCATAAGCGATACATTCGGTTGGAAGAATAGAGATACTTTTAACTTTCGATTTCATCCCATTCCTTCAACATTTGCAGGCAATGATACAGCTGTATGTCTGAACGATACCATTCGATTATCTGGAACAGGTGGGAATTCATTTTATTGGAGCACAGGAGATAGTACGCAAATTCTTCAGCTTGTATGTTCCAAAAGTCAAATGCTTATTCTGACGTCACAATCTCCAGAAGGATGTAGAAATACCGATAGCGTTTTTATTTCAGCTCTTCAATTACCTTATGCAGAAGCCGGATCAGATACATTCTGTTGCTTAGCTGAAAAGATTTCACTGTCTGCTTTTGGAGGCATCCAATACGTTTGGATAACAGGAGATAGCTCAAAAACAATTGATTTCACTGCCAGTATATCACAGTTTATTTCCGTTCAGGTTTTCAATGCCTCAGGATGTTCTTCTTCGGATAGTTTAAAATTGGAAGTATACAGTTTGCCCTATGTTTTTGCAGGCAATGATACCGCAATCTGTAAGAATCAACCTATCAATTTAAATGCAAACGGAAATTTAAACTATATATGGAGTAATGGAGATAGTTCTGCACAAACAGTTGTTCAGATAAATAATAACTCCAGCATTTGGCTAATGGGAACCGATTCAAATAATTGTTCCAACTTCGATACCATTGAAATTCAGGCAAAAGAATTACCAATCATTGATTTAGGGAATGACACCAGCATATGTATAAACCAGTCTATTCAGCTTTATGCAAATCCAAATGTTGATTCCTGGTTGTGGAGTACTGGCGATACTTCTTCTTCAATAACAATTGATAGCAGTAATATCCCTGCTGACAGTATCGGTATTTGGATTGAAGTTTCACTAAATACATGTACTAATTACGATACAATACGTGTTGGCTTAGACAGCTGTTTATCAATTCCTAATGCACACTTTGAAAATAATTTGACCGTTTATCCAAATCCCGCTCAGGAGTGGATTCATTTATATTTACCAGTCAATTTATCTGCAGGTGAAATTGGTATTAGCTTGCTTGATCTAAATGGTAAAATTCATATTTTCAAAAAAATACAAATTCCATACAACGAAACAACTGTAAAATTACGTCTGACAAATATCGCAGCGGGTGTTTATTTTTTACATATTCAAGACCAAAGTAATTTCTATTATACCAAAGTTCTAATTCACTAA
- a CDS encoding T9SS type A sorting domain-containing protein, producing the protein MKFKNILFALIISLFFSNGLFAQLYGTYTIGKSGTEDYSSVSAAVNAIINKGISNTVFFKISPGVYEEQLYFPYILGAEVYSPVFFESADGDSSSVLITFKPTVDSIAYTVAFENTRHIVFRNLSLGTDTTSGRIVEFGRGCMNIQLLNCQFIGKVDGNALVSAPCLDGASNQYMMIRNSLFLNGSQGISMCQGGQLPDINTFIENNVFVNQSISGSYLKNHKEAYVKGNTIINTINASGYCGLKFDNCSGSTKILNNNITLSNIGINSFGIRLFKSSGTLGDEVIIGNNFIYQNTYNWCVGINITTSDFTNIYHNSVHLTGYATGSACISYIFGKYSTVKNNIFANSANGYTILQTGAQNMVNDHNNHYFNGSNLGDFDGTLIKDLTELKTVSQQASGSLSVYPQFCTDSNLHTFSDSLNMKGVYISSLNLDIDGDTRNNPPDIGADESTSFFYSIGPDRSACASDSIILDAGVFDAYLWQDFSSDRFYNHKASNNKYEKDTFIIQVSKKGCWFSDTIHTEFLANPEFKLDADTQFCLNKFTNYQISGPTDYPSYLWSDNSQDSIFKLTKPNDTGYVQVYLTVVDSNGCSGSDTSLIHFIQCVGIDEHKSAYISYGPNPSSNTIFISINEAMFLPPYQLLVYNSMGKEVMKNTIKQNNNLIDVSNLPNGIYIFKIYHHQSLLGQFKSIKQ; encoded by the coding sequence ATGAAGTTTAAAAATATCCTTTTTGCCCTAATCATTTCCCTATTCTTCAGCAATGGCTTATTTGCACAATTATATGGAACATATACCATTGGAAAATCAGGCACAGAAGATTATTCCAGCGTGTCGGCTGCCGTAAACGCCATTATTAATAAGGGTATTTCTAATACTGTATTCTTTAAGATATCGCCAGGTGTTTATGAAGAACAGTTATACTTTCCCTATATTCTGGGTGCTGAAGTATACAGTCCTGTTTTTTTTGAATCTGCAGATGGAGATAGCTCTAGTGTATTAATTACATTCAAACCCACTGTTGATAGCATTGCTTATACTGTTGCTTTTGAAAATACACGACATATTGTTTTCCGAAATTTAAGCCTTGGCACAGATACGACAAGCGGTCGCATAGTTGAGTTTGGAAGAGGATGCATGAACATCCAATTATTAAATTGCCAGTTTATTGGGAAAGTAGATGGAAATGCATTGGTTTCTGCACCTTGCCTCGATGGTGCTTCTAATCAATACATGATGATTCGGAACAGTTTATTCTTAAATGGATCGCAAGGAATTAGTATGTGTCAGGGAGGACAGCTACCGGATATTAATACTTTTATTGAGAACAATGTATTTGTGAATCAAAGTATTTCAGGATCTTATCTTAAAAATCACAAAGAGGCTTATGTAAAAGGAAATACAATCATTAATACAATTAATGCCAGCGGATATTGTGGGTTGAAATTTGACAATTGCTCAGGTTCGACTAAAATATTAAACAATAACATTACTTTGTCTAATATTGGCATTAATAGTTTCGGGATACGATTATTCAAATCGAGTGGAACATTAGGTGATGAGGTAATAATTGGCAATAACTTTATTTACCAAAATACCTACAATTGGTGTGTTGGTATAAATATTACAACTTCTGATTTCACTAACATCTATCACAACAGTGTACATCTCACCGGTTACGCAACTGGAAGTGCTTGTATTTCATATATATTCGGAAAGTACAGCACTGTAAAGAATAACATTTTTGCTAACTCAGCTAATGGTTATACAATTCTACAGACTGGTGCACAAAATATGGTTAATGACCATAACAACCATTATTTCAACGGATCAAATCTTGGAGATTTTGATGGAACACTTATCAAGGATTTAACAGAACTTAAAACTGTCAGCCAACAAGCTAGTGGTTCGTTGTCGGTTTATCCACAGTTTTGTACCGATTCAAACTTACATACCTTCAGTGATTCCTTAAATATGAAAGGCGTTTACATAAGCTCATTGAATTTGGATATTGATGGAGACACACGAAACAATCCTCCCGATATAGGAGCTGATGAGTCAACTAGTTTTTTCTATTCAATTGGGCCAGATAGATCTGCTTGTGCTTCAGATTCCATTATATTGGATGCTGGTGTTTTTGATGCATACCTCTGGCAGGATTTTTCTTCTGATCGTTTTTATAATCATAAAGCCTCGAATAACAAATACGAAAAAGACACATTTATTATTCAGGTAAGTAAGAAGGGTTGTTGGTTCAGCGATACTATTCATACAGAATTCCTAGCTAATCCTGAATTTAAACTGGATGCCGACACCCAATTCTGCTTAAATAAATTCACAAACTATCAGATTTCTGGCCCCACAGATTATCCATCTTATTTATGGAGCGATAACAGTCAGGATAGTATTTTCAAGCTCACAAAACCAAATGATACCGGCTATGTTCAGGTTTACTTGACGGTTGTTGACAGCAATGGATGTTCAGGAAGCGATACTTCTTTAATTCATTTCATTCAATGCGTTGGAATTGATGAACATAAAAGTGCTTATATAAGCTATGGCCCAAATCCAAGCTCAAATACGATTTTCATTAGCATTAATGAAGCTATGTTTCTGCCTCCTTATCAGCTTTTGGTATATAATAGTATGGGAAAAGAGGTCATGAAAAATACAATTAAGCAAAATAATAACTTAATTGATGTAAGCAACCTTCCTAATGGTATTTACATCTTTAAAATATATCATCATCAATCTCTTTTGGGACAATTTAAAAGCATAAAACAATGA